From the Polaribacter huanghezhanensis genome, the window CAGGAGCAGATTGTGTAATGTTAGGTTCATTATTAGCAGGAACTAAAGAATCTCCAGGAGAAACCATTATATATGAAGGACGTAAATTCAAATCGTATCGTGGAATGGGATCTATTGAAGCCATGAAACAAGGCTCTAAAGATCGTTATTTCCAAGATGTAGAAGATGATATTAAGAAATTAGTTCCAGAAGGAATTGTTGGTCGTGTTCCGTATAAAGGAGAATTGGAAGAAAGTATTCATCAATTTGTTGGTGGTTTAAAAGCCGGAATGGGATATTGTGGCGCAAAAGATGTGGCGACTTTAAAAGAAACCGGAAAATTTGTTAGAATTACTTCAAGTGGAATTAACGAAAGTCATCCACATGATGTAGCCATTACCAAAGAAGCACCAAATTACAGCAGAAGATAAAACAGTTATCAGTTTTCAGTTAACAGTTATTAAATTAGTTGTCATTCCGAAATGAGTTGTAAAACGATTGAGGAATCTGATAAATTGTGGTTACAAATCCTTAAAATTATAATGAAAGTACTTCATAAAATAAAAAACCCCGAATCATTGATTCGGGATTTTTTTATGAATTAATTTTAAAATTATTCTTTAATTCCTAATTTATCTAAAACCAATTTAGTGATATCGTGTTTTGTGTCTATGTACGCAAAATTATTACCTGTTACAGTTAAAATTTGTGTGTATCCTTTTTCTTTCGCAATTCCTTCAATTAATTCATTAACTTTCTGATACAAAGGTCTCATAAATTCATTTCTTCTCAATTGCATCATCGTAGTTCCGTTTTTTTGAAACTGAGTAATCTCTTGTTTTAGTTTTGATATTTCTGCAAACTTTGTTTTTTTATCTGCTTCAGGTAAGGTTTTTATATTGTCATTAAATACTTTTACAGTTGCATCGTATTTTGCAATTTTTATTGTATTTATAGAGTCTAATTTTGCCCCGTAATTTTTAATACGTTCTTGCACCGTTTTTAGTTGCGGCATTTTTGCAATGATGTATTCTCTATCAACAGTTCCAACTTTTGTTTGTGCAGATATTGTTAAGCAAATAAAAAAAGTGGCAATGATTAACGTAATTCTATTTTTCATTTTTGTAAGTTTTTGGCAAATATAAGAAAGCGACTGCGTTTATCTAATTTATTTAAAGTTTTTAACAGCTTAGAGTTTTTCTTCTATGTATTTTATAATGGATGCAGTCTCAGATTTAAAAGGATACCAAGCAATATTTTCATCCTTTTTAAACCAAGTTAGTTGTCTTTTCGCAAATCTTCGAGTATTTTTTTTGATTTCTTCAACAGCAAATTCTTTAGAAATAGCTCCGTCTAAAAAAGAGAATAATTCTCTGTATCCAACGGTTTGTAAAGAATTTAAGTTTCTATTTGGATATAAATTTTTTGCTTCATCAAGCAATCCGTTAGCAATCATAATATTTACACGCTGGTTAATTCTATCATAAATAATTTCTCTTTCAGCATTCAATCCAATTTTTATAGATGTAAAATTTCTAGGAGTTTTTGGCTTGTTTTTAAAACTCGAATACGTTTTTCCTGTGCCGATACAAATTTCTAAGGCTCTAATAATTCTGTGTGGATTATCGATTGTAATTGTTTGATATGTTTCAACATCTAATTCTCGCAATTGTTGTTGTAAACTTTCGATGCCGTTTTCTTTTAAATCATCGTTCAATTGTTCTCTAATTGCAGGATCTATAACCGGAAAATAATCCAATCCATTGATTACAGCATCAACATACAAACCACTTCCACCAACCATGATTACAATATTATTTGTTAAAAATAATTCTGAAATTTTTTGCAATGCATCTCGTTCAAACTCCCCCACATTATAAGCATCAAAAATACTTCTATCTTGTATAAAGTGATGTTTTGCAGCATTTAATTCTTCTTTTGATGGAACCGCAGTTCCAATGGTCATTTCTTTATAAAACTGACGAGAATCGCAAGAAATAATTTCTGTATTAAAATGGTTTGCCAATTGAATGCTTAAAGCAGTTTTTCCAATTGCAGTTGGACCAACGATTGTAATTAAATAGTTGTTTTTTTGAGAAGGCATTTAGAAAATTTTACTTCCACATTTATAGCAAAACTCAGCCTTGTCTTTATGTTTATCGGCTAAACAATTTGGACATGATTGTGTATTGGTGTTTATGCTATCCATTTTAGTCATTTCTGAACTTACAATTCCTGTTGGGATGGCAATAATTCCGTATCCTAGAATCATAATAACACTAGCAATTAATTGTCCTAATGGAGTTTGAGGTGCAATATCCCCAAAACCAACAGTTGTTAACGTTACAATAGCCCAATACACACTTGTAGGAATACTTGTAAATCCGTTTTCTTCTCCTTCAATCATGTACATTAAAGTTCCTAAAATGGTGCAAATAATCACAATAAAAAAAATAAAAACGGCAATCTTAGCTTTACTTGCTCTTAAAGCAATTAACAATTTATTTGATGCCCCAATATATCTGGCAAGTTTTAAAATTCTAAAAATTCTTAACAAACGTAAAGCTCTTAATGCAACAAGGCTGTGAGAACCAACAAGCACAAAAGATAAATACTTGGGAAGTGTAGATAACAAATCTATAATTCCGTAAAAGCTAAACACATATTTTAAGGGTTTTTTTATAGAAACCAATCGTAAAATATACTCGATGGTAAATAAGATTGTAATAATCCATTCAGAGATATTTAGGATGTCGTGATATTTAACATCTATGCTAGTAACACTTTCTAGCATGACCAATAAAACACTTGCAATAATAACAACAAGAAGTATTACATCAAAAATTTTACCTGCTTTTGTATCAGCTTCATAAATAATTTCATGAATTTGATGTTTCCAAGAAGTGGTAGGTTTTTGATTTTTCAATGGTAAAAATATTTTTTGCTAATTTACTATAAATTATGATGATAAAAGCTCTAGTTTAATTTTTAAACCAGAGCTTTAAGTTTTTGAAATTAAATTTTATTATTCTTTTTTAACAAAAATAAAATCTCCTCCTTCGTCACCAATACCATAGATAGTTCCGTATTGTGGTGTGTTTGGACTGTTATTCATTACAGGTTCTTCTATTCTGTCAAAAAGTTGACGTGCAGATAAATAGTTGCTAGGATTTGTTTCTAACCTTTTTAGCAAATATTTTAGGAACATGCTTTTATTTGGAACTGTTTTTAAAGTTCCACTTGTAATTGCTTTTCTACTTGTTAATTCGAATTTCTTTTGAATAGATTTGGGAGATTTTTCGAACGACCGTACTTGTCTAAAAATACTACCACTAAAACAGGCATCAGAAATTAATAAAGTGTGTTTAGATCTAATCGATTTTAAGAAATCTACCACTTGCGAGTTGCTAATTAAATTTAGTTCATATTCCATATCTGCATCCGAAGGTAACCAAGCACCAAGTCCACTTATTTCATCATAAATTCCGTGTCCAGCATAGAAAACTAATAGATTATCTCTATCGGTAACTTTCTTTTTCAGCTTGCTAAATTCTTTAATAATGTCATTTGCCTTTGGGCTGTTATTTAAAATAACAACATTTTCTTTTTTAAAGCTGTATTTGTTTATCAATACATTTCCTAAGTCTTGTGCATCTTTTGTTGGCAATCCACCCAAATCTGTAATTGCTCCGTCACCATAATCACTTACACCAATTAACAATGCGTAATATTCGCCAAAACCATTATTTATATTGTTATTATTTACAACAATTACATCATCTTTAACATCAACAACATCTGGAGATTTTCTTTTAATCGTAAATGTTTTGGTTGATGATGCTTGTTTTAAATCTGTCGCTTTTACAATTAAATCATTTGTGCCAAATTTTAAAGGAACATTTGCAGTAAAAGTTCCGTCTTCTTTAACCGTTGCGTCTACACCATTAATTGTAACTTCGTAAATACCATCTTTATCTGTTGCTTTACCACGCACTAAAATCTTTTTTGTTTTTACAATTTTAAATCCACGTTCTACAACAGGCTCTGTAATTACAACTTCTGGCGGAGTATTAAAGCTTGATGATGGGTAGGTTACATTTAAATAATTTACAGAAATCTCTTGCTTATTGTAAACGCTAAACCCAATATAATCTCCAAAAAACTTAGAATACGGAGCTTCGTTTACATATTGATCGTTGATGTAAATCCTCAATAAATTATTGGTTTTTACAATTTTTATTTTATTTGGTTGATACGTTTCTTTATTTAAAGCAGCACTTTCTGTCCAAGGAATTAGCTTGTTAGAAACATCATTTTCTAATTTTCTAAATAAATAACTTCCCTCTTTTGATAAAAACAAATCAAATTCGTTGGTGTTATTTTGACGACCAAAGGCAAAAGCAATAGATCCAGTAGAAGAGCTTGTAAGTCTTGTTAATGAGGTTTCTATAATAAAATCTCTACTAGTGTCAATTCCCACTTTTTTACTAATAAAAACACCTCCTTTTTCGTTGTTACTTTTTATATAAAGTTTCCCATTGCTAATTCTGGTTTTTATGTTTGTATCATCAGACAAATTCCATCCATTAGTATTGCTTGTAAAACTCTCATTTAATGGAACTTTTAAGGTGTTAGAAGTAACAATTGTGTTTTTTGATTTTTTTAGGTACTTAATAGTAATATTATCGACACCAATTTTTTGTTTGTTAAACACAACAAATCCTAATCGATGACCAAAAAAGGACTCAAAATCTGTTTGAGCTACAAAAGTATTGTTGATATAAAACTTGTATTGATCGCTCTCTTTTCTGATTTTTAACGTATTTAAGGCTCCATTTCCAGTTTTTATAGCAGATGATTTAGTAAATTTTTTAATCAGTTCTTCTTTATCATCTACAACACGCGCAATTTTATAATATCCGTTTCCAGTAAGATAAAAGCGAAAGCTATTTTTGCCTTCTTTACCCCATTGAAATCCGTAGGAAATATTAGTAACTCCATTAATTTTTTTAATTGCAGTGCTAATTTCAAAATCTCTTGAAGTATCTATGGTTTTAGGAATATTAACAGCCCAACCACCAGATTCTTTTAGATGTTCAAAACTATAATAGCTATTCGCAACACTCATAATTGTGTTTCCACTAGAGTTGGTTGTTGGCCAATTGTTATTGTTGTTTGTAAAATAATCTATTAAGACTTTTTCTCCGTTAGCAACAACTACATTGTCATTGTTGTCGTTTTGATTTATATATTTTATGTTTAAATCGTCGATGGCAATACTTTGATCGTTATAAGCAATAAACCCAAAACGATTTCCCATAAACGGTTTGTGTGTATACAAGGTTAAGTACCTGTCGTTAACATAAAACTTAATAAAACCTCTTTCTTTTTTTATTTTTAAAGTGTTGTAGGCGTTATTTCCAGTATTTATATAGGAAGATTTTGTCCAATCTTTTATTGCAGTGTATTTTCCGTCTACATATTGATCTATTGAGTAAGAACCGTTTGCAGTTACTGTAAAAACAAATTGATTATTCCCATCTTTTCTACCAAAAACAAAACCGTAACCATTGTTCTTAATTCCGCTAATTTTTAAAAATTTAGCTTCAATTTCAAAATCTTTACTCGTGTTAATATCAATAACTTTTGTACTAGACCAACCACCAGAATCTCTTTTATGTTCAAAATAATATTTACCATTACGTACTTCTAATTTTGAGCTACTATCTGAAGATTCTGCCCAACTATTTTTATTTGAAGAAAAATCATCATTTAAAATATTGCTACCTGTTGTTGTGGTTGTAGTAGTTACATTGTTATTATTACCTCCATTGATGTATTTTGCGCTTAAGTTGTTTACAGCAATTTTTTGATCATTGTAAATAACAAAACCAAGACGATTGCCAAAAAAAGGTTTGTATGTAAAAAGTGTTAGGTATCTATCATTTACATAAAACTTAATAAATCCATTTTCCTTTTTTATTTTTAAAGTATTGTAAGCATAATTACCAGTTTTTATATGGTCAGATTTTGTCCATCCTTTTAATGCTGTAAATTTACCACCAATATATTGATCTATTGAATAAGAACCTCCTGCCGTTATTTTAAATACAAATTGATTGTTGCTATCTTTTCTGCCAAAAACAAAGCCATATCCATGGTTACTAATACCACTAATTTTTAAAAATTGAGCTTCAATTTCAAAATCCTTATTGGTATTGATATCAACAACCTTTGTACTAGACCAACCACCAGATTTTCTTTTGTGTTCAAAATAATATCGATTATTTTTTATCTCTAAAGTTGCGCTATTGTCAGATGATTCTGCCCAATTGTTTTTGTTTGATGTAAAATTATCTTCTAGAATTACACTACCTGTTAGTTGCGCATTGGCAATAAAAGCAAATGTTGATAAAAAGAAAGCTAAGAATAAGTGTTTAGTTTTCATAATGTTGTTTTTTATTGGTGATTCATTTCTATAAAGAGAGGTACAATTTTAGCAGTGGTATTTGATGATTTTGTTGCAAAAGCAATTTTATTACTATCAAATTTAATATCAGATCCTTTATATATTTTAGATTGTAGTGCTTTTTTAACTCTAGAAACAAAGTCTCCAGACCCGTATCTTGTAATGCTTACAATTTTGTCAATGTCTAATTTTTCTTTGCTGTATAAAACACAAAGGATGTCTCTACCTGGATTAGAATCAAATTCTATAAAGTAATCTTCGTTTGGTAGTGCTATTTCACTATCTACGTAGTTAAAATAGTCGCTAAAATTTTCAAAAGGATATAATTTATTTACAGATTTATCTGCAGAGCCATAGCCAATTAAATATAGATAACCTTTTTGTTTACTTTTTAAGTAAATTCTAAATTGAGTTCCAGAACCATAACTTTTAGCAATTCTATAAGTTGCTTCTGAAGCTTTTACAACATTAAAATTTCTGGAAGCTCCTTTGGCTAAAATCGGAGTCATATTTTCGCCATTTCCTAATTTTAATGTCATTTCTCCAGCTAAAATATTAGGATTATCGGTAACAATATCATCATTATCATCTGGAGATACAATAACTGTAGGTTTTGAGCTTTTATCAACTAAAACATAAGCTGTTTTGGTGTTTTTTTTAAAATCATCATACCGCACCCAAATGTATCCGTTGTTTCCCCAATTTGTTCCCCAAGAGTTTAACAATTCAAAAGCGCCGCCATATTTATCATCATCATAGCCAATAGCCACCATTGCATGTCCACCAGGTTTGCTTGTATGGATTCCGTTCCAATATCCTTTTGCTTTAAAGAATGTAGAAGAAACTTGCATTCCAATAACAACTGGATTTTTATTTGCGATTGCTTTTTTTACTTTTCCTACTAAATTAGAAGGATTGTCCCATTTTGCTAACCTTTCGTAAGTTAAAATGGTATTTTGTTTTGCTTTTTGCAAACCATAGCTAGATGGGTTTTTAACACAGTTAGTTTGATCGTAACTAAAATCTTTTAATTCTAAAACGCCATAAGTATTTAGCAATTTCATTGCATCTGCAATATAAGATCCGCGTTTACAATTTGTATCATTTTTAAATTTAATTAAGTTGTAAACAAATGCAGGTGAATAGGTATTTTGATTGATTTTTGCAGTATTATTTGCCCAACCATTTTTTACAGCATTGGCAATTGTTCTTGCTCCATAACCACTTGCCCAACCAACACAAGATGGTTGTTGTCCTTGATTTCCTGGTGTTGGAGTATAGGATTTAAGGCTATAGTTTCTTGGTACAGCAGTTACACTTCTTGTAATTAACGGAACTGTTTCTGTAACATTTTCGTATTTTTCTTGACTAAATTCTAAACCGGTAACAAATTCTTGTGCATAGCATGTTGTGCTTAGAAGCATTAAAAACACAATAAGTGAAAACTTTTTCATGATGTTTGTTTTTAGGTTATTTTACAAAAAGGGGAGATATGTATAGAAAAAACAATACGCAATTATTCGTATATTTTATAAAAATAACAAAAAAAATGAAGATTTAAAACTATTATGTAAAGGTTGCTAAATTTTTTCTAAAGTAATAATGGTAGATTGTGCTTTTACTATTTGATTAAAATATTCTTTCAAAGCAAAATATTCTTCGTTAGAATACATTGCTTTATTAAATTTAAATTGAAAGATCACAACGATTTTATTCCCAATACTTTTGCAATTTAACACTAATTTCCCTCCATTATTTGGTAAAGAAAAAGCTTTACTTTCTGGTATAGATACTATTTTATAATTATTGGGTAATAAAATATTAGCTCTGTAGTTATAACTGAAAGCATGACCAAAGTTTACGGGGTAAAATCTATTATCTAATTTGAATGGATTACTAATATATCTATCTAAATAAAACAGTTGTAATTGAATTGAATTAGAGGAACTATTATTAACCGTAAAGTCTAAGTTTTCAATTAATTGATTTTCTTTAAAATTCTTTCCTTTATTAGAATAATTATTTAATGTGATTTTATCAGTACTAAAAACGTCTAAATAATCATCTTTACTAAATTTGTTAATTCTAGATCTTGTATTTAGAGCGTCGTGTCCAGTTTTTATTACTCTTAATTTGTTTTTTACAATGCCATTTTCTTCTAACTTAATATTCATCATGGCTTTTGTTGATGAATTTGTAGATTGACTAATTTCTTGCCAATAACTTTCTTTTTTAAAATCTAACACTCTTGCTTTGCCATTAAGTGTATAATAAGGGGTTAAACCAAAAGTTAAATCTTTTTTACTAGCATCCAAAAAATAATCTTTCCCATTGATAACTGTTTTTATTAATAAATAATTAAAATCAGTAATAACTGGAAAAAGTTGTGTAGGCCTACCATTTTCTCTAGTAGAAGACATGACAATGTATGCCTTAATATTAGCAGCTTTTAACGAATTATATAAAGATATATTTATTTCTGGAATTGTACCAGTTCTATTTTCAAATGCTCTTTTAGTATTTATTTTTTGGAAATTATACCCCTTATTATTAAGGGTGTAATGGTTTTGTATGAAGTAATATACTTG encodes:
- a CDS encoding OmpH family outer membrane protein; its protein translation is MKNRITLIIATFFICLTISAQTKVGTVDREYIIAKMPQLKTVQERIKNYGAKLDSINTIKIAKYDATVKVFNDNIKTLPEADKKTKFAEISKLKQEITQFQKNGTTMMQLRRNEFMRPLYQKVNELIEGIAKEKGYTQILTVTGNNFAYIDTKHDITKLVLDKLGIKE
- the miaA gene encoding tRNA (adenosine(37)-N6)-dimethylallyltransferase MiaA, producing the protein MPSQKNNYLITIVGPTAIGKTALSIQLANHFNTEIISCDSRQFYKEMTIGTAVPSKEELNAAKHHFIQDRSIFDAYNVGEFERDALQKISELFLTNNIVIMVGGSGLYVDAVINGLDYFPVIDPAIREQLNDDLKENGIESLQQQLRELDVETYQTITIDNPHRIIRALEICIGTGKTYSSFKNKPKTPRNFTSIKIGLNAEREIIYDRINQRVNIMIANGLLDEAKNLYPNRNLNSLQTVGYRELFSFLDGAISKEFAVEEIKKNTRRFAKRQLTWFKKDENIAWYPFKSETASIIKYIEEKL
- a CDS encoding ion transporter, which encodes MKNQKPTTSWKHQIHEIIYEADTKAGKIFDVILLVVIIASVLLVMLESVTSIDVKYHDILNISEWIITILFTIEYILRLVSIKKPLKYVFSFYGIIDLLSTLPKYLSFVLVGSHSLVALRALRLLRIFRILKLARYIGASNKLLIALRASKAKIAVFIFFIVIICTILGTLMYMIEGEENGFTSIPTSVYWAIVTLTTVGFGDIAPQTPLGQLIASVIMILGYGIIAIPTGIVSSEMTKMDSINTNTQSCPNCLADKHKDKAEFCYKCGSKIF
- a CDS encoding caspase family protein, encoding MKTKHLFLAFFLSTFAFIANAQLTGSVILEDNFTSNKNNWAESSDNSATLEIKNNRYYFEHKRKSGGWSSTKVVDINTNKDFEIEAQFLKISGISNHGYGFVFGRKDSNNQFVFKITAGGSYSIDQYIGGKFTALKGWTKSDHIKTGNYAYNTLKIKKENGFIKFYVNDRYLTLFTYKPFFGNRLGFVIYNDQKIAVNNLSAKYINGGNNNNVTTTTTTTGSNILNDDFSSNKNSWAESSDSSSKLEVRNGKYYFEHKRDSGGWSSTKVIDINTSKDFEIEAKFLKISGIKNNGYGFVFGRKDGNNQFVFTVTANGSYSIDQYVDGKYTAIKDWTKSSYINTGNNAYNTLKIKKERGFIKFYVNDRYLTLYTHKPFMGNRFGFIAYNDQSIAIDDLNIKYINQNDNNDNVVVANGEKVLIDYFTNNNNNWPTTNSSGNTIMSVANSYYSFEHLKESGGWAVNIPKTIDTSRDFEISTAIKKINGVTNISYGFQWGKEGKNSFRFYLTGNGYYKIARVVDDKEELIKKFTKSSAIKTGNGALNTLKIRKESDQYKFYINNTFVAQTDFESFFGHRLGFVVFNKQKIGVDNITIKYLKKSKNTIVTSNTLKVPLNESFTSNTNGWNLSDDTNIKTRISNGKLYIKSNNEKGGVFISKKVGIDTSRDFIIETSLTRLTSSSTGSIAFAFGRQNNTNEFDLFLSKEGSYLFRKLENDVSNKLIPWTESAALNKETYQPNKIKIVKTNNLLRIYINDQYVNEAPYSKFFGDYIGFSVYNKQEISVNYLNVTYPSSSFNTPPEVVITEPVVERGFKIVKTKKILVRGKATDKDGIYEVTINGVDATVKEDGTFTANVPLKFGTNDLIVKATDLKQASSTKTFTIKRKSPDVVDVKDDVIVVNNNNINNGFGEYYALLIGVSDYGDGAITDLGGLPTKDAQDLGNVLINKYSFKKENVVILNNSPKANDIIKEFSKLKKKVTDRDNLLVFYAGHGIYDEISGLGAWLPSDADMEYELNLISNSQVVDFLKSIRSKHTLLISDACFSGSIFRQVRSFEKSPKSIQKKFELTSRKAITSGTLKTVPNKSMFLKYLLKRLETNPSNYLSARQLFDRIEEPVMNNSPNTPQYGTIYGIGDEGGDFIFVKKE
- a CDS encoding C1 family peptidase — encoded protein: MKKFSLIVFLMLLSTTCYAQEFVTGLEFSQEKYENVTETVPLITRSVTAVPRNYSLKSYTPTPGNQGQQPSCVGWASGYGARTIANAVKNGWANNTAKINQNTYSPAFVYNLIKFKNDTNCKRGSYIADAMKLLNTYGVLELKDFSYDQTNCVKNPSSYGLQKAKQNTILTYERLAKWDNPSNLVGKVKKAIANKNPVVIGMQVSSTFFKAKGYWNGIHTSKPGGHAMVAIGYDDDKYGGAFELLNSWGTNWGNNGYIWVRYDDFKKNTKTAYVLVDKSSKPTVIVSPDDNDDIVTDNPNILAGEMTLKLGNGENMTPILAKGASRNFNVVKASEATYRIAKSYGSGTQFRIYLKSKQKGYLYLIGYGSADKSVNKLYPFENFSDYFNYVDSEIALPNEDYFIEFDSNPGRDILCVLYSKEKLDIDKIVSITRYGSGDFVSRVKKALQSKIYKGSDIKFDSNKIAFATKSSNTTAKIVPLFIEMNHQ
- a CDS encoding DUF3857 domain-containing protein — its product is MKKITFLLILFISTLSFSQRTKSEKIGQTSLEELQMTVYDKDSTAAAVVLFDHGNLFFYNNNLNETWTDYYFRIKILKTEGSRKAIIKIPYYDKQEIKNIKGVTYNISNQITQTTDLQDKNILSKELSSNWKEISFTLPNVKAGSVIEYSYTLINPYELNMNDWYFQDDIPKIKSQYNSSIVGNFKYNIKLNGYFPLDINKGEIKKGCVKYSGDGYTEHSVDCAVQEFVMKDVPAYIEEKYTTSKEDNISRLSFRLETIEYSSGKKDDFTSSWKATDKKFKSGLFFGSEIKKSSFFKKNLPENIINQTNQLDKAKQVYYFIQNHYTLNNKGYNFQKINTKRAFENRTGTIPEINISLYNSLKAANIKAYIVMSSTRENGRPTQLFPVITDFNYLLIKTVINGKDYFLDASKKDLTFGLTPYYTLNGKARVLDFKKESYWQEISQSTNSSTKAMMNIKLEENGIVKNKLRVIKTGHDALNTRSRINKFSKDDYLDVFSTDKITLNNYSNKGKNFKENQLIENLDFTVNNSSSNSIQLQLFYLDRYISNPFKLDNRFYPVNFGHAFSYNYRANILLPNNYKIVSIPESKAFSLPNNGGKLVLNCKSIGNKIVVIFQFKFNKAMYSNEEYFALKEYFNQIVKAQSTIITLEKI